The following proteins are encoded in a genomic region of Lactiplantibacillus plantarum:
- the ppx gene encoding exopolyphosphatase, translated as MENFAVIDLGSNSCRMTITQIQEDGSYAVTHRLKEMVRLSENENATDTPTLQAEAIDRTIAALKSFAAVYKDLPNLTIKAVATAATRKASNQKKFLKRVKNDVGLDIEVIPGTTEAYYDYLGVVNTLPTTNCVMVDTGGGSCELVLIVNGQAKDLISLPIGAVSLSEKFGLNDQVTASQLFKTMTFVDKIFNSVWWLRNGLNLPLVCLGGSNRTLAKINRRKCNILNFEDIHGYRLRDNAIYDTFNTVISQDAAGRAAIPGLAKDRADIIVGGMIPAISLMRFLDSDRMIFSQNGLREGILFEHLTALAEQSAKVSE; from the coding sequence ATGGAAAACTTTGCGGTCATTGACTTAGGTTCCAATTCATGTCGAATGACAATTACACAGATTCAGGAAGACGGTAGTTATGCGGTCACTCACCGACTCAAGGAAATGGTGCGTTTATCCGAGAATGAAAACGCCACGGATACGCCGACCCTTCAAGCCGAGGCCATTGACCGCACGATTGCAGCGCTAAAGTCATTTGCTGCCGTCTACAAAGACTTACCTAACTTAACTATCAAGGCCGTGGCGACCGCCGCAACGCGAAAGGCCAGCAACCAAAAGAAATTTCTCAAACGCGTTAAAAATGATGTTGGCCTAGATATCGAAGTGATTCCTGGAACAACCGAGGCCTATTACGATTACTTAGGGGTAGTCAATACGCTTCCAACGACTAACTGCGTCATGGTCGATACTGGTGGCGGTAGCTGCGAACTCGTCCTTATCGTAAACGGCCAAGCCAAGGACCTAATCAGTCTGCCAATCGGCGCGGTCAGTTTATCCGAAAAGTTCGGCCTCAACGACCAAGTTACCGCTAGTCAATTATTTAAAACGATGACTTTCGTTGATAAAATTTTTAATAGCGTCTGGTGGTTGCGAAACGGTCTCAACTTACCACTCGTCTGTTTGGGTGGTAGCAACCGAACGTTAGCCAAAATTAACCGGCGCAAATGCAATATCCTCAACTTTGAAGATATTCACGGTTATCGGCTACGTGACAACGCCATCTATGACACATTCAATACTGTCATTAGCCAGGATGCAGCTGGTCGCGCGGCTATTCCTGGATTAGCAAAGGACCGGGCTGATATTATTGTTGGTGGGATGATTCCTGCCATTAGTCTGATGCGCTTTTTAGATTCTGACCGGATGATTTTCTCTCAAAATGGACTGCGTGAAGGCATCCTATTCGAGCACCTGACTGCTTTAGCTGAACAAAGCGCTAAAGTCAGCGAATAA
- a CDS encoding DHA2 family efflux MFS transporter permease subunit, whose amino-acid sequence MSTTTPVIPTQTKVAIFGTASLAFCGILVETSMNVTFPTLMHQFHTTLATVQWVTTAYLLAVAATMVITAFIQQRFRWRTIINVGGAGFVLGGLLCTVAPQLWLLLFGRIIQAIGTGLALPLVFAQIMTLVPFTAQGRFTGTAGMLIALAPSLGPTYGGLVTQLLSWRLIFGITLPFGLIAWLITAKTIRQTQAPRSRPFPLCQFGLVVAALILLIFSVNNLSTHGLSLVFVWLPLLLAVLAVLTFTRSATRTTHPLINLAVFQQGDFTRALLIYFFIQFIQIGLTFLLPNFAQLALGKNALVSGLMLLAGSLCSAILSPLAGKLMDRRGIRRPFQIGSGFLLLATLSLAGLAQHLSVGLIIGLFVGFQIGFSCLFNNALTYGLQQLPPQLMGDGNALFNTLQQYSGSLGTAIMAVLITLGTRMAPSASSTMQTTLGTQIALWFSLIIIMIVAALALTTKPIANMADDQHQSRSSNH is encoded by the coding sequence TTGTCTACAACAACACCTGTCATCCCAACCCAAACGAAGGTTGCAATTTTTGGCACCGCCAGTCTGGCTTTTTGCGGTATTTTAGTTGAAACATCAATGAACGTTACCTTTCCGACCTTGATGCACCAATTCCACACCACTCTAGCAACGGTTCAATGGGTCACCACTGCCTATTTACTCGCCGTAGCCGCTACCATGGTTATTACGGCGTTTATTCAACAACGCTTCCGTTGGCGGACAATTATTAACGTTGGCGGGGCTGGTTTCGTTCTTGGCGGTTTATTATGTACAGTCGCGCCACAGCTCTGGTTACTACTATTCGGTCGAATCATTCAAGCCATCGGAACTGGATTGGCATTACCATTAGTATTTGCGCAAATCATGACCCTGGTCCCTTTCACTGCTCAGGGTCGTTTTACGGGGACCGCTGGAATGTTGATCGCATTGGCCCCTTCACTCGGACCAACATATGGCGGCTTAGTGACACAACTATTATCCTGGCGCTTAATTTTCGGCATTACCCTACCGTTTGGTCTGATTGCTTGGCTGATAACGGCCAAAACTATTCGCCAAACGCAGGCACCACGGTCACGTCCGTTCCCCTTATGCCAATTCGGGCTAGTCGTCGCGGCACTCATCCTGCTGATTTTTAGCGTCAATAACCTTAGTACACATGGCTTAAGCTTAGTATTCGTCTGGTTACCACTGTTATTAGCGGTACTCGCCGTACTGACTTTTACCCGTTCGGCAACCCGAACCACGCACCCACTAATCAACCTGGCCGTCTTCCAACAGGGTGACTTTACCCGGGCGCTTCTCATTTACTTCTTCATTCAATTCATTCAGATTGGACTGACCTTTCTGCTCCCTAATTTTGCACAACTCGCTTTGGGTAAAAATGCGTTAGTGTCGGGCTTAATGCTATTAGCAGGAAGCTTATGTTCAGCAATACTATCACCTTTGGCTGGTAAATTGATGGACCGTCGCGGCATTCGGCGACCATTCCAAATTGGTAGTGGCTTTTTACTGTTGGCAACACTAAGTCTCGCAGGGTTAGCCCAGCATCTCTCGGTCGGCTTGATCATTGGCTTATTTGTTGGCTTTCAAATTGGGTTCAGTTGCTTATTTAACAATGCCCTGACGTATGGTTTACAACAATTGCCGCCCCAACTAATGGGCGATGGCAACGCGCTTTTCAACACCCTACAACAGTATTCTGGTTCGCTCGGTACCGCCATTATGGCCGTCTTGATTACATTGGGCACCCGCATGGCACCGAGTGCTTCGAGTACGATGCAAACCACCCTCGGCACCCAGATCGCACTCTGGTTCAGTCTAATTATCATTATGATTGTAGCTGCTTTAGCGCTGACTACGAAACCAATTGCGAATATGGCTGACGACCAACATCAATCACGGTCATCTAACCACTGA
- a CDS encoding VanZ family protein: protein MRWEPFRIILIVATLSCLVILVHVRQPQARTRQLLGLGYLFGLSVILFTPLSFDGTAIYVMPAGVGQVNLSRLYLHGLGFIENIILTIPLGWGIKRHFHHYPLLGLGLTGLLVGASIESLQYFMSQHWLINRSSDINDVIANATGILIGGLVAATFQFVAQHRKTSVTDY from the coding sequence ATGCGTTGGGAACCGTTCAGAATTATTTTAATAGTTGCAACACTAAGTTGTTTGGTGATTCTTGTCCACGTTCGCCAGCCACAAGCCCGGACGCGGCAGCTACTCGGCTTAGGTTACTTATTTGGCCTTAGTGTGATTTTGTTTACCCCGCTGTCATTCGACGGAACTGCCATCTACGTGATGCCAGCTGGTGTCGGCCAAGTGAACCTATCACGGTTGTATCTTCACGGGCTGGGCTTTATCGAAAATATCATTCTGACGATTCCCTTAGGCTGGGGAATTAAACGCCACTTTCATCACTACCCACTATTGGGCCTCGGATTAACGGGCTTGTTAGTGGGTGCCAGCATTGAAAGTCTGCAATATTTCATGTCACAACATTGGCTGATCAATCGCAGTAGCGATATCAACGACGTCATTGCCAACGCAACGGGTATCCTGATTGGCGGACTCGTGGCAGCTACCTTCCAATTTGTGGCCCAGCACCGCAAGACAAGCGTCACGGATTACTGA
- a CDS encoding Spx/MgsR family RNA polymerase-binding regulatory protein, with protein MTVNLYYSTSSKSSRSARAWLVENNIPFNERDIIANPLDRDELKQILRLTENGFEDIVSTRSKAFKALHIDLSDLGFNQLLDLLVEKPQLLKRPIIYDGRRLQIGYNEEDIRAFLPRSVRKSELREIQQKLYDDDQQAVG; from the coding sequence GTGACAGTAAACTTATATTATTCAACGTCCAGCAAGTCTAGTCGTAGTGCACGAGCATGGTTAGTTGAGAATAACATTCCATTTAATGAACGCGACATTATTGCTAATCCTCTGGATCGCGATGAATTGAAACAAATCCTCCGGCTCACTGAAAATGGCTTCGAGGACATCGTTTCAACGCGTTCTAAGGCTTTCAAAGCATTACACATTGATTTGTCGGACTTAGGCTTCAATCAGTTATTGGACCTATTAGTTGAAAAACCACAATTACTCAAGCGGCCAATCATTTATGATGGTCGGCGGTTACAAATCGGTTATAACGAAGAGGACATTCGGGCATTTTTGCCACGTTCGGTACGTAAGTCTGAATTACGTGAAATTCAACAAAAACTTTATGACGATGATCAACAAGCAGTTGGTTAA
- the glpK gene encoding glycerol kinase GlpK: protein MSAKYIMAIDEGTTSTRTIIFNHAGQKVADAQKEFPQYFPQPGWVEHDATEIWNAVSSTIANVLIDANIKPNQIEAIGITNQRETTVVWDKQTGLPIYNAIVWQSRQTAPLAEQLIADGMGDLIHRHTGLVTDAYFSATKIRWILDHVDGAQKRAERGELLFGTIDTWLVWKLTGGETHVTDYTNASRTMLFNIHDLQWDQTILNLLNIPAAMLPEVRSNSEIYGTTKDYLLYGSQIPISGMAADQQAALFGQMAFEPGMVKNTYGTGAFTVMNLGEQPQLSDHNLLTTIAYGLDGNINYALEGSIFVAGSALQWLRDGMQLIESAPESESLAQQSHNHNEVYVVPAFTGLGAPYWDSETRGAVFGLTRGTTRADFVKATLQSLAYQSRDVIDTMKNDANITMPTLMVDGGAARNNWLMQFQADISNVKIIRAADLETTALGAAFLAGLAVGYWQDLDELKSIHQTGNVFQPRMAAPQRANLYQGWQAAVKAAQLFKHTPIDAQSSTN, encoded by the coding sequence ATGTCAGCCAAATATATCATGGCCATTGACGAGGGGACCACGAGTACCCGCACCATTATTTTTAATCACGCCGGTCAAAAAGTTGCCGACGCCCAAAAGGAGTTTCCACAATACTTTCCGCAACCGGGGTGGGTCGAACACGACGCTACTGAAATCTGGAACGCGGTTTCCTCAACGATCGCTAACGTCTTAATTGACGCTAATATTAAACCTAATCAAATCGAAGCCATCGGGATCACCAATCAACGTGAGACTACCGTTGTCTGGGACAAGCAAACCGGTCTACCCATTTATAACGCCATTGTTTGGCAGTCCCGGCAAACTGCACCGTTAGCTGAGCAACTCATCGCTGATGGTATGGGCGATCTGATTCACCGGCACACCGGCCTAGTGACCGACGCCTACTTCTCAGCAACGAAAATTCGCTGGATCTTAGACCACGTTGATGGTGCCCAAAAGCGCGCGGAACGCGGCGAACTTCTTTTCGGGACTATTGATACTTGGCTCGTCTGGAAATTGACTGGTGGCGAGACCCACGTCACCGACTACACCAACGCCAGTCGCACCATGTTATTCAACATTCACGACTTACAATGGGACCAAACGATTCTGAACCTACTGAACATTCCTGCTGCGATGCTCCCAGAAGTACGGTCCAACTCTGAGATCTATGGCACGACTAAGGACTACTTGCTTTATGGTAGCCAAATTCCAATCAGCGGGATGGCCGCCGACCAACAAGCCGCACTATTTGGTCAGATGGCCTTTGAACCTGGCATGGTCAAAAATACTTATGGAACCGGTGCCTTTACCGTCATGAATCTGGGCGAGCAACCGCAATTATCCGACCACAACCTTTTAACGACCATCGCTTACGGGCTTGATGGCAACATCAATTACGCGCTTGAAGGCTCCATCTTCGTAGCGGGTTCGGCCCTGCAATGGTTACGCGATGGCATGCAACTGATCGAATCAGCACCAGAATCCGAAAGTCTTGCTCAACAGTCCCATAATCACAACGAAGTTTACGTAGTTCCCGCCTTTACCGGATTGGGCGCACCTTACTGGGATTCCGAGACCCGTGGAGCCGTCTTTGGCTTAACCCGCGGGACCACCCGGGCTGATTTTGTTAAAGCCACACTACAGTCACTGGCCTACCAGTCCCGCGACGTCATTGATACGATGAAAAACGACGCCAACATCACCATGCCCACACTCATGGTCGACGGCGGGGCAGCCCGCAACAACTGGCTGATGCAATTTCAAGCCGACATCTCAAACGTCAAGATCATCCGGGCCGCTGACCTCGAAACGACCGCACTCGGTGCTGCATTCTTAGCCGGCCTAGCCGTGGGATACTGGCAAGATTTGGACGAACTCAAATCAATCCACCAAACCGGCAATGTCTTCCAACCCCGAATGGCCGCGCCCCAACGTGCGAACCTTTACCAAGGCTGGCAAGCCGCCGTCAAAGCAGCCCAACTATTCAAGCACACCCCAATCGACGCCCAATCAAGTACCAACTAA
- a CDS encoding MFS transporter, with protein MTVRQSYLIGNFGRALFMILTVVSYNQFWLFAIIYLLSFVFQGLTQVFETPMIQAMVGSDQLGKVMTCFYTLVSVTLPLGSLAFSFLADRFDLRLFLLLFALFYAGIFLLFLASHAFKKVDELQLS; from the coding sequence TTGACCGTTCGGCAGTCTTACCTCATCGGCAACTTTGGGCGCGCGTTATTCATGATCTTGACAGTAGTGTCGTACAACCAGTTCTGGCTGTTTGCCATCATTTACTTACTGAGCTTTGTCTTTCAAGGACTGACGCAAGTATTTGAGACACCGATGATTCAAGCGATGGTCGGTTCAGACCAACTCGGGAAGGTAATGACCTGCTTTTATACGCTGGTTTCCGTGACCTTACCGCTGGGTTCGCTAGCGTTTTCTTTCCTAGCTGACCGCTTTGATTTACGGCTATTCTTATTACTATTTGCCCTCTTTTATGCCGGCATATTCCTGCTATTTCTAGCCAGTCACGCCTTCAAAAAAGTAGACGAACTACAATTATCATAA